A stretch of the Mesorhizobium sp. Pch-S genome encodes the following:
- the hpaH gene encoding 2-oxo-hept-4-ene-1,7-dioate hydratase codes for MTPAEIEDAATRLFEAERARRQIRLLSLDFPNATMDDAYRVQAALVKKKTEAGAVIKGWKIGLTSKAMQSALNIDIPDSGILFDDMFFADGGTVPADRFIQPRIEAEIAFVMKAPLRGPNVTIFDVLNATDYITPALEILDTRIERTNKEAGKARTFFDTISDNAANAGIVLGGRPIRPLDADMRWIGAIVSRNAEVEETGLGAGVLNHPAMGIVWLVNRLHTYGMGIAAGEVVLSGSFVRPVEARHGDTIAADFGPYGTISVFFA; via the coding sequence ATGACGCCAGCCGAAATCGAAGATGCGGCCACGCGCCTGTTCGAGGCCGAACGCGCTCGGCGCCAGATCCGCCTGCTCAGCCTGGATTTCCCGAACGCCACGATGGACGACGCCTATAGGGTACAGGCGGCTTTGGTGAAGAAAAAGACCGAGGCCGGCGCGGTCATCAAGGGCTGGAAGATCGGCCTGACATCCAAGGCCATGCAATCGGCGCTCAACATCGATATCCCGGATTCCGGTATCCTGTTCGACGACATGTTCTTCGCCGATGGCGGGACGGTTCCGGCCGATCGTTTCATCCAGCCGCGCATCGAGGCCGAAATCGCTTTCGTCATGAAGGCGCCGCTGCGCGGCCCGAACGTCACCATTTTCGATGTGCTGAATGCCACTGACTATATCACCCCGGCGCTCGAGATCCTCGACACGCGCATCGAGCGCACGAACAAGGAAGCCGGCAAGGCCCGCACCTTCTTCGACACCATCTCCGACAACGCCGCCAATGCCGGCATCGTGCTCGGCGGGCGACCCATCCGGCCACTCGATGCCGACATGCGTTGGATCGGCGCCATCGTTTCGCGCAATGCCGAGGTCGAGGAAACCGGCCTCGGTGCCGGCGTGCTGAACCATCCGGCCATGGGCATTGTCTGGCTGGTCAACCGGCTGCACACCTACGGCATGGGCATCGCCGCCGGAGAAGTCGTGCTGTCGGGCTCCTTCGTGCGCCCTGTCGAAGCGCGGCATGGGGACACCATTGCCGCCGATTTCGGCCCCTATGGAACGATCAGCGTCTTCTTCGCATAG
- a CDS encoding fumarylacetoacetate hydrolase family protein — protein MSARIATFTAGGKTRYGAITDNGAVDLSSRHGAQWPTLREVIEAGALLRLAEEAAGLPADFALPDITYEIPVPMPEKLICVGVNFPDRNEEYKDGQAAPSNPSLFIRFPRSFVGHGENLVRPPESPQLDYEGEIVIVIGKGGRRIPETTALDHIAALSLCNEGTIRDWVRHAKFNVTQGKNFDRTGSIGPWLVPFTDEAQIADIKLETRVNGEVRQSDRTSRMIFSFRKIIAYISTFTTLVPGDVIVTGTPTGAGARFDPPIWLKPGDVIEVEADGIGILRNGVVDE, from the coding sequence ATGAGCGCACGCATCGCCACATTCACCGCCGGCGGCAAGACACGCTACGGCGCCATCACCGACAACGGTGCCGTGGATCTTTCCAGCCGCCACGGCGCTCAATGGCCGACGCTGCGGGAAGTCATCGAAGCCGGCGCCTTGCTTCGCCTGGCGGAGGAAGCAGCCGGCCTGCCGGCTGACTTCGCCCTGCCCGACATCACCTATGAAATCCCAGTGCCGATGCCGGAGAAACTCATCTGCGTCGGCGTCAACTTCCCCGACCGCAACGAAGAGTACAAGGACGGCCAGGCCGCACCGTCCAACCCTTCGCTGTTCATCCGCTTCCCGCGTTCCTTCGTCGGCCATGGCGAAAATCTGGTACGCCCGCCGGAATCGCCGCAGCTCGACTACGAAGGCGAGATCGTCATCGTCATTGGCAAAGGCGGCCGCCGCATTCCGGAAACCACCGCGCTCGATCACATCGCTGCACTATCGCTGTGCAACGAAGGCACGATCCGCGACTGGGTCCGGCACGCCAAGTTCAATGTCACCCAGGGCAAGAACTTCGACCGCACCGGCTCGATCGGCCCCTGGCTGGTGCCTTTTACCGACGAGGCGCAGATCGCCGACATCAAGCTGGAGACCCGCGTCAACGGCGAGGTCCGCCAGAGCGATCGCACCAGCCGCATGATCTTCTCCTTCCGCAAGATCATCGCCTATATTTCGACCTTCACGACGCTTGTGCCCGGCGACGTCATCGTCACCGGCACGCCGACCGGCGCCGGCGCCCGCTTCGACCCGCCGATCTGGCTGAAGCCGGGTGACGTGATCGAAGTCGAGGCCGATGGCATCGGCATCCTGCGCAATGGAGTTGTTGACGAGTGA
- the hpaD gene encoding 3,4-dihydroxyphenylacetate 2,3-dioxygenase, which translates to MPLPQPNLYPAFNIVRLSHVELAVTDLAKSRAFYVDTLGLQVTDESKDAIYLRALEERGHHCIVLRKADKAEARDLGFKLYSEEDLDKAEHFFRAKGLPVEWVERPYQSRTFRTRDPHGIPLEFYSRMDRLPPIHQKYALYKGVKPLRIDHFNCYSPNVDESVAFYNELGFRVTEYTEDAETGKLWAAWTHRKGGVHDIAFTNGRGPRLHHVAFWVPTPLNIIDLLDLMATTGYIGNIERGPGRHGISNAFFLYVRDPDNHRIEIYCSDYQTVDPDLEPIKWDLKDPQRQTLWGAPAPRSWFEEGSVFAGIEPRDPDLAASPIIAP; encoded by the coding sequence ATGCCTTTGCCGCAACCCAATCTCTATCCCGCTTTCAACATCGTGCGGCTGAGCCATGTCGAACTTGCCGTCACGGACCTGGCAAAATCGCGCGCGTTTTATGTCGATACGCTGGGCCTGCAGGTGACCGACGAGAGCAAGGACGCCATCTACCTGCGTGCGTTGGAAGAACGCGGCCATCACTGCATCGTTTTGCGCAAGGCCGACAAGGCGGAAGCCCGCGACCTCGGCTTCAAGCTCTACAGCGAGGAAGACCTCGACAAGGCCGAGCATTTCTTCAGGGCCAAGGGCCTGCCGGTGGAGTGGGTCGAGCGGCCCTATCAGTCGCGCACCTTTCGTACGCGCGATCCGCATGGCATTCCGCTCGAATTCTATTCCAGGATGGACCGCCTGCCGCCGATCCATCAGAAATACGCCCTTTACAAAGGCGTGAAGCCGCTGCGCATCGACCACTTCAACTGCTACTCGCCGAATGTCGATGAATCGGTGGCCTTCTACAACGAGCTCGGCTTTCGCGTGACCGAATACACGGAAGACGCGGAAACCGGGAAGCTCTGGGCAGCCTGGACGCACCGCAAGGGCGGCGTGCATGACATCGCCTTCACCAACGGCCGCGGTCCGCGCCTTCACCATGTCGCCTTCTGGGTGCCGACGCCGCTCAACATCATCGACCTGCTCGATCTGATGGCCACGACCGGCTACATCGGCAACATCGAACGCGGTCCCGGCCGGCACGGCATTTCGAACGCCTTCTTTCTCTACGTCCGCGACCCCGACAACCATCGCATCGAGATCTATTGCTCGGACTATCAGACGGTCGATCCCGACCTCGAGCCGATCAAGTGGGACCTGAAGGATCCGCAGCGACAGACCCTGTGGGGAGCGCCGGCACCACGTTCGTGGTTCGAGGAAGGCAGTGTCTTCGCGGGCATCGAGCCGCGCGATCCCGATCTCGCCGCTTCGCCCATCATCGCGCCTTGA
- the hpaE gene encoding 5-carboxymethyl-2-hydroxymuconate semialdehyde dehydrogenase: protein MSALDDNLRKASAYLERFKRDGVLNHIAGEAVPAADGSTFETISPVDLKPLAKVAHGKAADIDRAAKAAKAAFRDWAAMSGDARKKLLHKIADAIVARAEEIAFVECMDTGQSLKFMAKAALRGAENFRFYADRAPQARDGRTLQDAGQVNMTTRVPIGPVGIITPWNTPFMLSTWKIAPALAAGCTIVHKPAEFSPLSARLLVEIAEEAGLPKGVWNLVNGLGEDAGKSLTEHPDIKAIGFVGESRTGSMIMKQGADTLKRVHFELGGKNPVIVFADADLERAADAAVFMIYSLNGERCTSSSRLLVEASIHDKFTALVAEKAKRIKIGHPLDPETVVGPLIHPVHEKKVLSYIEIAKSEGVTIAAGGTKFDGPGGGCYVTPTLFTGANNTMRIAREEIFGPVLTAIPFKDEAEALAIANDTEYGLTGYLWTSDVTRAFRFTEALEAGMIWVNSENVRHLPTPFGGVKNSGIGRDGGDWSFDFYMETKNIAFATRPHAIQKLGG from the coding sequence ATGAGCGCCCTGGACGACAATCTGCGCAAGGCAAGCGCCTATCTTGAACGCTTCAAGCGCGACGGCGTGCTCAATCATATCGCCGGCGAAGCGGTGCCGGCTGCCGACGGCTCGACCTTCGAGACGATCTCGCCGGTCGACCTGAAGCCGCTGGCCAAGGTGGCGCATGGCAAGGCTGCCGACATCGACCGCGCCGCCAAGGCTGCCAAGGCCGCATTCCGCGACTGGGCGGCGATGTCCGGCGATGCCCGCAAGAAGCTGCTGCACAAGATTGCCGATGCCATCGTCGCGCGCGCCGAAGAAATCGCCTTCGTCGAATGCATGGACACCGGCCAGTCGCTGAAATTCATGGCCAAGGCAGCACTGCGCGGCGCCGAGAACTTCCGCTTCTACGCCGACCGCGCGCCCCAGGCTCGCGATGGCCGTACCCTGCAGGACGCAGGCCAGGTCAACATGACGACACGCGTGCCGATCGGCCCTGTCGGCATCATCACGCCCTGGAATACCCCTTTCATGCTGTCGACCTGGAAGATCGCGCCGGCGCTCGCAGCAGGCTGCACGATCGTCCACAAGCCGGCCGAATTTTCGCCACTGAGCGCGCGTCTGCTGGTCGAGATCGCCGAGGAAGCCGGCCTGCCCAAGGGTGTCTGGAACCTCGTCAACGGCCTCGGCGAGGACGCCGGCAAGTCGCTGACCGAACACCCCGACATCAAGGCGATCGGGTTCGTTGGCGAGAGCCGCACCGGCTCCATGATCATGAAACAGGGCGCCGATACGCTGAAGCGTGTGCATTTCGAGCTGGGTGGCAAAAACCCGGTCATCGTCTTCGCCGATGCCGACCTGGAGCGCGCGGCCGATGCCGCCGTCTTCATGATCTATTCGCTGAATGGCGAGCGCTGCACGTCTTCGTCGCGCCTGCTGGTCGAGGCTTCCATCCACGACAAGTTCACGGCGCTGGTCGCCGAGAAGGCAAAGCGCATCAAGATCGGCCACCCGCTTGATCCCGAAACCGTTGTCGGTCCGCTGATCCATCCCGTGCACGAGAAAAAGGTGCTTTCCTATATCGAGATCGCCAAGTCGGAGGGCGTCACCATTGCCGCTGGCGGCACCAAGTTCGACGGTCCGGGCGGCGGCTGCTATGTCACCCCGACCCTTTTCACCGGCGCCAACAACACCATGCGCATCGCCCGTGAAGAGATCTTCGGCCCCGTGCTCACCGCGATTCCGTTCAAGGACGAAGCAGAGGCGCTGGCGATCGCCAATGACACCGAGTACGGCCTCACCGGCTATCTGTGGACGTCCGATGTGACGCGCGCTTTCCGCTTCACCGAAGCACTGGAGGCCGGCATGATCTGGGTCAATTCCGAGAACGTACGCCATCTGCCGACGCCGTTCGGCGGCGTTAAGAATTCCGGCATCGGCCGGGACGGCGGTGACTGGTCATTCGACTTCTACATGGAAACCAAGAACATCGCTTTCGCGACCAGGCCACACGCCATCCAGAAGCTTGGCGGTTGA